A genomic region of Tamandua tetradactyla isolate mTamTet1 chromosome 2, mTamTet1.pri, whole genome shotgun sequence contains the following coding sequences:
- the MIB2 gene encoding E3 ubiquitin-protein ligase MIB2 isoform X4 translates to MDQDPQAGVQVGMRVVRGVDWKWGQQDGGEGGVGTVVELGRHGSTSTPDRTVVVQWDHGARTNYRAGYQGAHDLLLYDNAQIGVRHPNIICDCCKKHGLRGMRWKCRVCFDYDLCTQCYMHNKHDLSHAFERYETAHSRPVPLSPRQSLLRVPLRGIFQGAKVVRGPDWEWGAQDGGEGKPGRVVDIRGWDVETGRSVASVTWADGTTNVYRVGHKGKVDLKCVGAAAGGLYYKEHLPRLGKPAELQRRVSAEGPPFQHGDKVKCLLDSDVLREMQEGHGGWNPRMAEHNSFWVGDVVRVIDDLDTVKRLQAGHGGWTDDMAPALGRVGKVVKVFGDGSLCVVVGGQPWTFSPSCLVTYRPEEDANLDVAERARENKSMGTQRGTPGRWPWPALTPTLPPGSLSIALDKLRTQKSDPAQPGRLVAEVALGNTARVLELLRRHPEQVDAKNQGRTALQVAAYLGQMELLRLLLQARAGVDVQDEEGNTALHYAALGNQPEAARVLLNAGCGVDALNGCGSAALHAAVQRGFLEVVRVLCERGCDVNLPDSHADTPLHCAISAGAGACGIVDILTDVPGIDVTATNSQGFTLLHHAALKGHALAVRKILARARQLVDARKEDGFTALHLAALNNHREVAQLLIREGHCDVNARNRKLQSALHLAVQQAHVGLVPLLVDAGCSVNAEDEDGDTALHVALQRHQQLPLAADGAGGDPGPLQVLSRLQASGLPGSAELTMGAAVACFLVLEGADVNCANHRGRSPLDLATEGRVLKALQRCAQRFRERPAVAGGGGLSARSPPSPPTTVSNLHVASGSEAAECLVCSELALLVLFSPCQHRTVCEECSRRMKKCIRCQAVASKKMRADGTEVASAAPASGPPRQLVEELQSRYRQMEERITCPICIDSHIRLVFQCGHGACAPCGAALSACPICRQPIRDRIQIFV, encoded by the exons ATGGACCAGGACCCCCAGGCGGGCGTGCAGGTGGGCATGCGCGTGGTACGCGGCGTGGACTGGAAGTGGGGCCAGCAGGACGGCGGTGAGGGCGGCGTGGGCACGGTGGTGGAGCTCGGCCGGCACGGCAGCACGTCCACTCCCGACCGCACGGTCGTCGTGCAGTGGGACCACGGCGCTCGCACCAACTACCGCGCGGGCTACCAGGGCGCGCACGACCTGCTGCTCTACGACAACGCCCAGATCG GCGTCCGGCACCCCAACATCATCTGCGACTGCTGCAAGAAGCACGGGCTGCGGGGCATGCGCTGGAAGTGCCGTGTGTGCTTCGATTATGACCTGTGCACGCAATGCTACATGCACAACAAGCACGACCTCAGCCACGCCTTTGAGCGCTACGAGACGGCCCACTCGCGCCC CGTCCCGCTCAGTCCCCGCCAGAGCCTTCTGAGGGTCCCGTTGCGGGGCATCTTCCAGGGGGCCAAGGTGGTGCGTGGCCCTGACTGGGAGTGGGGCGCTCAGGACG GAGGCGAAGGGAAGCCCGGCCGCGTGGTGGACATCCGGGGCTGGGACGTGGAGACCGGCCGCAGTGTGGCCAGTGTGACGTGGGCCGACGGCACTACCAACGTCTACCGCGTGGGCCACAAAGGGAAGGTGGACCTCAAGTGTGTGGGCGCGGCGGCCGGCGGCCTCTATTACAAGGAGCACCTCCCGCGGCTCG GCAAGCCGGCCGAGCTGCAGCGCAGGGTGAGCGCCGAGGGCCCACCCTTCCAGCACGGGGACAAGGTCAAGTGTCTGCTGGATTCGGATGTCCTGAGGGAGATGCAGGAGGGTCACGGCGGCTGGAACCCCAGGATGGCAGAG CACAACTCCTTCTGGGTGGGCGACGTGGTCCGCGTCATCGACGACCTGGACACAGTGAAGCGGCTGCAGGCGGGGCACGGCGGGTGGACTGACGACATGGCTCCT GCCCTGGGCCGTGTCGGGAAGGTGGTAAAGGTTTTCGGAGATGGCAGTCTGTGTGTGGTCGTGGGTGGTCAGCCTTGGACCTTCAGCCCCTCCTGCCTGGTGACCTACCGGCCCGAGGAGGACGCCAACTTGGACGTGGCTGAGCGGGCCAGGGAGAACAAAAGTATGGGCACCCAGAGGGGCACCCCCGGGAGGTGGCCCTGGCCTGCGCttacccccaccctgcccccaggcTCCCTGAGCATCGCCCTGGACAAGCTGCGGACCCAGAAGAGTGACCCCGCGCAGCCCGGCCGGCTGGTGGCGGAGGTGGCGCTGGGCAACACAGCCCGGGTGCTGGAGCTGCTCCGGCGGCACCCAGAGCAG GTGGACGCCAAGAACCAGGGCAGGACTGCCTTGCAGGTGGCTGCCTACCTGGGCCAGATGGAACTGTTGCGGCTGCTGCTGCAGGCGCGGGCAGGTGTGGACGTGCAGGACGAGGAGGGCAACACAGCGCTGCACTATGCGGCCCTGGG GAACCAGCCTGAGGCTGCCCGGGTGCTCCTGAACGCTGGCTGTGGTGTGGACGCCCTCAACGGCTGCGGCAGTGCGGCTCTGCATGCTGCCGTGCAGAggggcttcctggaggtggtGCGTGTCCTGTGTGAGCGCGGCTGCGACGTCAACCTGCCC GACTCCCACGCCGACACGCCCCTGCACTGTGCCATCTCGGCGGGCGCCGGCGCCTGTGGCATCGTGGATATCCTCACCGATGTGCCGGGCATCGACGTCACTGCCACCAATAGCCAGGGCTTCACGCTGCTGCACCACGCCGCCCTCAAGGGCCATGCGCT AGCTGTCAGGAAGATTCTGGCACGGGCGCGGCAGCTGGTGGACGCCAGGAAGGAGGACGGCTTCACCGCGCTGCACCTGGCTGCTCTCAACAACCACCGCGAGGTGGCCCAGCTCCTCATCCGAGAG GGCCACTGCGACGTGAACGCGCGCAACCGGAAGCTGCAGTCGGCGCTGCACCTGGCTGTGCAGCAGGCCCACGTGGGGCTCGTGCCACTGCTGGTGGACGCGGGCTGCAGCGTCAACGCAGAGGACGAGGACGGGGACACGGCCCTGCACGTGGCACTGCAGAGGCACCAGCAGCTGCCCCTGGCTGCAGATGGTGCTGGGGGCGACCCAGGGCCCCTGCAGGTGCTGTCCAGG CTACAAGCCTCGGGCCTCCCGGGCAGTGCCGAGTTGACCATGGGCGCGGCAGTCGCCTGCTTCCTGGTGCTGGAGGGCGCCGACGTGAACTGTGCAAACCATCGTGGCCGCAGCCCGCTGGACCTGGCCACCGAGGGTCGCGTGCTTAAGGCCTTGCAGCGCTGTGCGCAGCGCTTCCG GGAGCGTCCGGCAGTGGCGGGCGGAGGGGGTCTGAGCGCCAGGTCCCCGCCCAGCCCCCCGACCACGGTGAGCAACTTGCACGTGGCCTCGGGGTCCGAGGCCGCCGAGTGCCTGGTGTGCTCGGAGCTGGCGCTGCTGGTGCTGTTCTCCCCGTGCCAGCACCGCACGGTCTGCGAAG AGTGCTCACGCAGGATGAAGAAGTGCATCAGGTGCCAAGCGGTCGCCAGCAAGAAGATGCGTGCAG ATGGCACGGAGGTGGCGAGCGCCGCGCCCGCGTCGGGCCCGCCGCGGCAGCTGGTGGAGGAGCTGCAGAGCCGCTACCGGCAGATGGAGGAGCGCATCACGTGCCCCATCTGCATCGACAGCCACATCCGCCTCGTGTTCCAGTGCGGCCATGGCGCCTGTGCGCCCTGCGGCGCCGCGCTCAGTGCCTGCCCCATCTGCCGCCAGCCCATCCGCGACCGCATCCAGATCTTCGTGTGA
- the MIB2 gene encoding E3 ubiquitin-protein ligase MIB2 isoform X1, whose amino-acid sequence MDQDPQAGVQVGMRVVRGVDWKWGQQDGGEGGVGTVVELGRHGSTSTPDRTVVVQWDHGARTNYRAGYQGAHDLLLYDNAQIGVRHPNIICDCCKKHGLRGMRWKCRVCFDYDLCTQCYMHNKHDLSHAFERYETAHSRPVPLSPRQSLLRVPLRGIFQGAKVVRGPDWEWGAQDGGEGKPGRVVDIRGWDVETGRSVASVTWADGTTNVYRVGHKGKVDLKCVGAAAGGLYYKEHLPRLGKPAELQRRVSAEGPPFQHGDKVKCLLDSDVLREMQEGHGGWNPRMAESPAQRGHSPHDPPQFLGQTGRVHRITERGDVRVQFDSETRWTFHPGALTKHNSFWVGDVVRVIDDLDTVKRLQAGHGGWTDDMAPALGRVGKVVKVFGDGSLCVVVGGQPWTFSPSCLVTYRPEEDANLDVAERARENKSSLSIALDKLRTQKSDPAQPGRLVAEVALGNTARVLELLRRHPEQVDAKNQGRTALQVAAYLGQMELLRLLLQARAGVDVQDEEGNTALHYAALGNQPEAARVLLNAGCGVDALNGCGSAALHAAVQRGFLEVVRVLCERGCDVNLPDSHADTPLHCAISAGAGACGIVDILTDVPGIDVTATNSQGFTLLHHAALKGHALAVRKILARARQLVDARKEDGFTALHLAALNNHREVAQLLIREGHCDVNARNRKLQSALHLAVQQAHVGLVPLLVDAGCSVNAEDEDGDTALHVALQRHQQLPLAADGAGGDPGPLQVLSRLQASGLPGSAELTMGAAVACFLVLEGADVNCANHRGRSPLDLATEGRVLKALQRCAQRFRERPAVAGGGGLSARSPPSPPTTVSNLHVASGSEAAECLVCSELALLVLFSPCQHRTVCEECSRRMKKCIRCQAVASKKMRADGTEVASAAPASGPPRQLVEELQSRYRQMEERITCPICIDSHIRLVFQCGHGACAPCGAALSACPICRQPIRDRIQIFV is encoded by the exons ATGGACCAGGACCCCCAGGCGGGCGTGCAGGTGGGCATGCGCGTGGTACGCGGCGTGGACTGGAAGTGGGGCCAGCAGGACGGCGGTGAGGGCGGCGTGGGCACGGTGGTGGAGCTCGGCCGGCACGGCAGCACGTCCACTCCCGACCGCACGGTCGTCGTGCAGTGGGACCACGGCGCTCGCACCAACTACCGCGCGGGCTACCAGGGCGCGCACGACCTGCTGCTCTACGACAACGCCCAGATCG GCGTCCGGCACCCCAACATCATCTGCGACTGCTGCAAGAAGCACGGGCTGCGGGGCATGCGCTGGAAGTGCCGTGTGTGCTTCGATTATGACCTGTGCACGCAATGCTACATGCACAACAAGCACGACCTCAGCCACGCCTTTGAGCGCTACGAGACGGCCCACTCGCGCCC CGTCCCGCTCAGTCCCCGCCAGAGCCTTCTGAGGGTCCCGTTGCGGGGCATCTTCCAGGGGGCCAAGGTGGTGCGTGGCCCTGACTGGGAGTGGGGCGCTCAGGACG GAGGCGAAGGGAAGCCCGGCCGCGTGGTGGACATCCGGGGCTGGGACGTGGAGACCGGCCGCAGTGTGGCCAGTGTGACGTGGGCCGACGGCACTACCAACGTCTACCGCGTGGGCCACAAAGGGAAGGTGGACCTCAAGTGTGTGGGCGCGGCGGCCGGCGGCCTCTATTACAAGGAGCACCTCCCGCGGCTCG GCAAGCCGGCCGAGCTGCAGCGCAGGGTGAGCGCCGAGGGCCCACCCTTCCAGCACGGGGACAAGGTCAAGTGTCTGCTGGATTCGGATGTCCTGAGGGAGATGCAGGAGGGTCACGGCGGCTGGAACCCCAGGATGGCAGAG AGTCCAGCTCAGCGTGGCCATAGCCCTCATGACCCGCCACAGTTCCTCGGGCAGACGGGCAGGGTGCACCGCATCACAGAGCGCGGCGACGTGCGGGTGCAGTTCGACAGCGAGACGCGCTGGACCTTCCACCCGGGGGCCCTCACCAAG CACAACTCCTTCTGGGTGGGCGACGTGGTCCGCGTCATCGACGACCTGGACACAGTGAAGCGGCTGCAGGCGGGGCACGGCGGGTGGACTGACGACATGGCTCCT GCCCTGGGCCGTGTCGGGAAGGTGGTAAAGGTTTTCGGAGATGGCAGTCTGTGTGTGGTCGTGGGTGGTCAGCCTTGGACCTTCAGCCCCTCCTGCCTGGTGACCTACCGGCCCGAGGAGGACGCCAACTTGGACGTGGCTGAGCGGGCCAGGGAGAACAAAA gcTCCCTGAGCATCGCCCTGGACAAGCTGCGGACCCAGAAGAGTGACCCCGCGCAGCCCGGCCGGCTGGTGGCGGAGGTGGCGCTGGGCAACACAGCCCGGGTGCTGGAGCTGCTCCGGCGGCACCCAGAGCAG GTGGACGCCAAGAACCAGGGCAGGACTGCCTTGCAGGTGGCTGCCTACCTGGGCCAGATGGAACTGTTGCGGCTGCTGCTGCAGGCGCGGGCAGGTGTGGACGTGCAGGACGAGGAGGGCAACACAGCGCTGCACTATGCGGCCCTGGG GAACCAGCCTGAGGCTGCCCGGGTGCTCCTGAACGCTGGCTGTGGTGTGGACGCCCTCAACGGCTGCGGCAGTGCGGCTCTGCATGCTGCCGTGCAGAggggcttcctggaggtggtGCGTGTCCTGTGTGAGCGCGGCTGCGACGTCAACCTGCCC GACTCCCACGCCGACACGCCCCTGCACTGTGCCATCTCGGCGGGCGCCGGCGCCTGTGGCATCGTGGATATCCTCACCGATGTGCCGGGCATCGACGTCACTGCCACCAATAGCCAGGGCTTCACGCTGCTGCACCACGCCGCCCTCAAGGGCCATGCGCT AGCTGTCAGGAAGATTCTGGCACGGGCGCGGCAGCTGGTGGACGCCAGGAAGGAGGACGGCTTCACCGCGCTGCACCTGGCTGCTCTCAACAACCACCGCGAGGTGGCCCAGCTCCTCATCCGAGAG GGCCACTGCGACGTGAACGCGCGCAACCGGAAGCTGCAGTCGGCGCTGCACCTGGCTGTGCAGCAGGCCCACGTGGGGCTCGTGCCACTGCTGGTGGACGCGGGCTGCAGCGTCAACGCAGAGGACGAGGACGGGGACACGGCCCTGCACGTGGCACTGCAGAGGCACCAGCAGCTGCCCCTGGCTGCAGATGGTGCTGGGGGCGACCCAGGGCCCCTGCAGGTGCTGTCCAGG CTACAAGCCTCGGGCCTCCCGGGCAGTGCCGAGTTGACCATGGGCGCGGCAGTCGCCTGCTTCCTGGTGCTGGAGGGCGCCGACGTGAACTGTGCAAACCATCGTGGCCGCAGCCCGCTGGACCTGGCCACCGAGGGTCGCGTGCTTAAGGCCTTGCAGCGCTGTGCGCAGCGCTTCCG GGAGCGTCCGGCAGTGGCGGGCGGAGGGGGTCTGAGCGCCAGGTCCCCGCCCAGCCCCCCGACCACGGTGAGCAACTTGCACGTGGCCTCGGGGTCCGAGGCCGCCGAGTGCCTGGTGTGCTCGGAGCTGGCGCTGCTGGTGCTGTTCTCCCCGTGCCAGCACCGCACGGTCTGCGAAG AGTGCTCACGCAGGATGAAGAAGTGCATCAGGTGCCAAGCGGTCGCCAGCAAGAAGATGCGTGCAG ATGGCACGGAGGTGGCGAGCGCCGCGCCCGCGTCGGGCCCGCCGCGGCAGCTGGTGGAGGAGCTGCAGAGCCGCTACCGGCAGATGGAGGAGCGCATCACGTGCCCCATCTGCATCGACAGCCACATCCGCCTCGTGTTCCAGTGCGGCCATGGCGCCTGTGCGCCCTGCGGCGCCGCGCTCAGTGCCTGCCCCATCTGCCGCCAGCCCATCCGCGACCGCATCCAGATCTTCGTGTGA
- the MIB2 gene encoding E3 ubiquitin-protein ligase MIB2 isoform X2: MDQDPQAGVQVGMRVVRGVDWKWGQQDGGEGGVGTVVELGRHGSTSTPDRTVVVQWDHGARTNYRAGYQGAHDLLLYDNAQIGVRHPNIICDCCKKHGLRGMRWKCRVCFDYDLCTQCYMHNKHDLSHAFERYETAHSRPVPLSPRQSLLRVPLRGIFQGAKVVRGPDWEWGAQDGGEGKPGRVVDIRGWDVETGRSVASVTWADGTTNVYRVGHKGKVDLKCVGAAAGGLYYKEHLPRLGKPAELQRRVSAEGPPFQHGDKVKCLLDSDVLREMQEGHGGWNPRMAESPAQRGHSPHDPPQFLGQTGRVHRITERGDVRVQFDSETRWTFHPGALTKHNSFWVGDVVRVIDDLDTVKRLQAGHGGWTDDMAPALGRVGKVVKVFGDGSLCVVVGGQPWTFSPSCLVTYRPEEDANLDVAERARENKSSLSIALDKLRTQKSDPAQPGRLVAEVALGNTARVLELLRRHPEQVDAKNQGRTALQVAAYLGQMELLRLLLQARAGVDVQDEEGNTALHYAALGNQPEAARVLLNAGCGVDALNGCGSAALHAAVQRGFLEVVRVLCERGCDVNLPDSHADTPLHCAISAGAGACGIVDILTDVPGIDVTATNSQGFTLLHHAALKGHALAVRKILARARQLVDARKEDGFTALHLAALNNHREVAQLLIREGHCDVNARNRKLQSALHLAVQQAHVGLVPLLVDAGCSVNAEDEDGDTALHVALQRHQQLPLAADGAGGDPGPLQLQASGLPGSAELTMGAAVACFLVLEGADVNCANHRGRSPLDLATEGRVLKALQRCAQRFRERPAVAGGGGLSARSPPSPPTTVSNLHVASGSEAAECLVCSELALLVLFSPCQHRTVCEECSRRMKKCIRCQAVASKKMRADGTEVASAAPASGPPRQLVEELQSRYRQMEERITCPICIDSHIRLVFQCGHGACAPCGAALSACPICRQPIRDRIQIFV, translated from the exons ATGGACCAGGACCCCCAGGCGGGCGTGCAGGTGGGCATGCGCGTGGTACGCGGCGTGGACTGGAAGTGGGGCCAGCAGGACGGCGGTGAGGGCGGCGTGGGCACGGTGGTGGAGCTCGGCCGGCACGGCAGCACGTCCACTCCCGACCGCACGGTCGTCGTGCAGTGGGACCACGGCGCTCGCACCAACTACCGCGCGGGCTACCAGGGCGCGCACGACCTGCTGCTCTACGACAACGCCCAGATCG GCGTCCGGCACCCCAACATCATCTGCGACTGCTGCAAGAAGCACGGGCTGCGGGGCATGCGCTGGAAGTGCCGTGTGTGCTTCGATTATGACCTGTGCACGCAATGCTACATGCACAACAAGCACGACCTCAGCCACGCCTTTGAGCGCTACGAGACGGCCCACTCGCGCCC CGTCCCGCTCAGTCCCCGCCAGAGCCTTCTGAGGGTCCCGTTGCGGGGCATCTTCCAGGGGGCCAAGGTGGTGCGTGGCCCTGACTGGGAGTGGGGCGCTCAGGACG GAGGCGAAGGGAAGCCCGGCCGCGTGGTGGACATCCGGGGCTGGGACGTGGAGACCGGCCGCAGTGTGGCCAGTGTGACGTGGGCCGACGGCACTACCAACGTCTACCGCGTGGGCCACAAAGGGAAGGTGGACCTCAAGTGTGTGGGCGCGGCGGCCGGCGGCCTCTATTACAAGGAGCACCTCCCGCGGCTCG GCAAGCCGGCCGAGCTGCAGCGCAGGGTGAGCGCCGAGGGCCCACCCTTCCAGCACGGGGACAAGGTCAAGTGTCTGCTGGATTCGGATGTCCTGAGGGAGATGCAGGAGGGTCACGGCGGCTGGAACCCCAGGATGGCAGAG AGTCCAGCTCAGCGTGGCCATAGCCCTCATGACCCGCCACAGTTCCTCGGGCAGACGGGCAGGGTGCACCGCATCACAGAGCGCGGCGACGTGCGGGTGCAGTTCGACAGCGAGACGCGCTGGACCTTCCACCCGGGGGCCCTCACCAAG CACAACTCCTTCTGGGTGGGCGACGTGGTCCGCGTCATCGACGACCTGGACACAGTGAAGCGGCTGCAGGCGGGGCACGGCGGGTGGACTGACGACATGGCTCCT GCCCTGGGCCGTGTCGGGAAGGTGGTAAAGGTTTTCGGAGATGGCAGTCTGTGTGTGGTCGTGGGTGGTCAGCCTTGGACCTTCAGCCCCTCCTGCCTGGTGACCTACCGGCCCGAGGAGGACGCCAACTTGGACGTGGCTGAGCGGGCCAGGGAGAACAAAA gcTCCCTGAGCATCGCCCTGGACAAGCTGCGGACCCAGAAGAGTGACCCCGCGCAGCCCGGCCGGCTGGTGGCGGAGGTGGCGCTGGGCAACACAGCCCGGGTGCTGGAGCTGCTCCGGCGGCACCCAGAGCAG GTGGACGCCAAGAACCAGGGCAGGACTGCCTTGCAGGTGGCTGCCTACCTGGGCCAGATGGAACTGTTGCGGCTGCTGCTGCAGGCGCGGGCAGGTGTGGACGTGCAGGACGAGGAGGGCAACACAGCGCTGCACTATGCGGCCCTGGG GAACCAGCCTGAGGCTGCCCGGGTGCTCCTGAACGCTGGCTGTGGTGTGGACGCCCTCAACGGCTGCGGCAGTGCGGCTCTGCATGCTGCCGTGCAGAggggcttcctggaggtggtGCGTGTCCTGTGTGAGCGCGGCTGCGACGTCAACCTGCCC GACTCCCACGCCGACACGCCCCTGCACTGTGCCATCTCGGCGGGCGCCGGCGCCTGTGGCATCGTGGATATCCTCACCGATGTGCCGGGCATCGACGTCACTGCCACCAATAGCCAGGGCTTCACGCTGCTGCACCACGCCGCCCTCAAGGGCCATGCGCT AGCTGTCAGGAAGATTCTGGCACGGGCGCGGCAGCTGGTGGACGCCAGGAAGGAGGACGGCTTCACCGCGCTGCACCTGGCTGCTCTCAACAACCACCGCGAGGTGGCCCAGCTCCTCATCCGAGAG GGCCACTGCGACGTGAACGCGCGCAACCGGAAGCTGCAGTCGGCGCTGCACCTGGCTGTGCAGCAGGCCCACGTGGGGCTCGTGCCACTGCTGGTGGACGCGGGCTGCAGCGTCAACGCAGAGGACGAGGACGGGGACACGGCCCTGCACGTGGCACTGCAGAGGCACCAGCAGCTGCCCCTGGCTGCAGATGGTGCTGGGGGCGACCCAGGGCCCCTGCAG CTACAAGCCTCGGGCCTCCCGGGCAGTGCCGAGTTGACCATGGGCGCGGCAGTCGCCTGCTTCCTGGTGCTGGAGGGCGCCGACGTGAACTGTGCAAACCATCGTGGCCGCAGCCCGCTGGACCTGGCCACCGAGGGTCGCGTGCTTAAGGCCTTGCAGCGCTGTGCGCAGCGCTTCCG GGAGCGTCCGGCAGTGGCGGGCGGAGGGGGTCTGAGCGCCAGGTCCCCGCCCAGCCCCCCGACCACGGTGAGCAACTTGCACGTGGCCTCGGGGTCCGAGGCCGCCGAGTGCCTGGTGTGCTCGGAGCTGGCGCTGCTGGTGCTGTTCTCCCCGTGCCAGCACCGCACGGTCTGCGAAG AGTGCTCACGCAGGATGAAGAAGTGCATCAGGTGCCAAGCGGTCGCCAGCAAGAAGATGCGTGCAG ATGGCACGGAGGTGGCGAGCGCCGCGCCCGCGTCGGGCCCGCCGCGGCAGCTGGTGGAGGAGCTGCAGAGCCGCTACCGGCAGATGGAGGAGCGCATCACGTGCCCCATCTGCATCGACAGCCACATCCGCCTCGTGTTCCAGTGCGGCCATGGCGCCTGTGCGCCCTGCGGCGCCGCGCTCAGTGCCTGCCCCATCTGCCGCCAGCCCATCCGCGACCGCATCCAGATCTTCGTGTGA